In one Thermococcus sp. 2319x1 genomic region, the following are encoded:
- a CDS encoding ABC-2 family transporter protein, with protein MKLAVVKTLVQVHFEKLKTYRRDFLIGFVSAPIQFLFLVAFWSYVYRTFSQKTDIPTLNVTIAYYALLLIYDNAISALNISGKLSRDIFTGRIDVLLSKPISPLLNYAIEGYVRYLVFIPVYLIVYFPIAIKLGLKFDTEHILVAFLVLLASSTIKFLISSLLGLASVWTGKIVGITRIYQFVELILSGGFVPLYLYPEPLKSIATFLPFYYLAYVPVVIWIAPELVAPSTFVLLTVWIVVLLFLVHVITHRALSSYQSSYG; from the coding sequence ATGAAGCTCGCAGTGGTGAAAACTCTTGTACAGGTTCATTTTGAGAAGCTCAAGACGTATAGGCGGGATTTTTTAATAGGGTTTGTTTCTGCTCCCATACAATTTCTCTTTCTTGTAGCTTTTTGGAGCTATGTCTATAGAACCTTCTCTCAAAAAACAGATATACCTACACTTAACGTAACGATTGCTTATTATGCTCTTCTCCTTATCTATGATAATGCAATCTCAGCATTAAATATCTCTGGAAAGCTCTCTAGAGATATATTTACGGGCAGAATTGATGTACTTCTCTCTAAGCCAATTTCTCCCCTGCTTAATTATGCCATTGAAGGTTATGTAAGATACCTTGTTTTTATACCGGTCTACCTCATTGTTTACTTTCCTATTGCGATAAAACTTGGTTTAAAATTTGACACTGAACATATTCTGGTAGCTTTCTTAGTTTTGTTGGCATCCTCTACTATCAAGTTTTTAATAAGCTCTCTACTCGGCTTAGCTTCTGTATGGACTGGTAAAATAGTGGGTATAACAAGAATATATCAATTTGTTGAGTTAATACTCTCTGGAGGATTTGTTCCCTTATACCTTTATCCTGAGCCACTAAAAAGTATTGCAACATTCCTTCCTTTTTATTACCTCGCATACGTGCCAGTAGTGATTTGGATAGCTCCTGAGCTTGTCGCTCCTTCAACTTTTGTACTGTTGACTGTGTGG